A genomic window from Pyxidicoccus trucidator includes:
- a CDS encoding proline-rich domain-containing protein: MTRGWRWAGALFMAGAMWTTVGCASKGSDESERGNPGMDDPNPQDERPGELPPPTNPPWGDGGVPDSGTDAGTPPPDDGGTEQPPPDGGTQQPPPDGGTTPPPDGGTEPPPPGRSVEIPPLPAAPGWKFYGVDQGGPQTVYGVTADEGGNVWVAGGEEGLFLLKPGAETFQRFGLADGLRPYGFMPDGSAPPGPKYLKVISVSGGKAGSVFVGYEGMPGKGADHCESNWDGPSPDPARYKSGDADKVTLQRDGTLSVVHYDIFSGPGVVRDELRGREKICSILRIRYDKNTASVWFGANHGFARGEAEFSGAPMCNGQLGCSGVLEHVHPHINALNAAGSVVLLTDAYYGVGLDPSGDVWFGGSDRSTRFLYGTNGGNFWRAQTGTENNMANKLDVWPDAKPEYSKPNERVQDSVSGVAVARDGSVWMSSFSNGLAHLDSSGNVTRRMGDGSGLVAKHLSALSLDPADGSIWAGASWGGGISRVKGGDITNYSLNTFGRKYVMSRISDIQADRSGDKRRMLVAFMGHDDTVNKKWVTGGIGIYSGD, from the coding sequence ATGACGCGCGGATGGCGTTGGGCGGGCGCGCTCTTCATGGCGGGCGCGATGTGGACGACGGTGGGTTGCGCCTCCAAGGGCAGCGACGAGTCGGAGCGGGGCAACCCGGGGATGGATGACCCCAACCCCCAGGACGAGCGGCCGGGTGAGCTGCCGCCTCCCACGAACCCGCCGTGGGGCGATGGTGGCGTGCCGGACAGCGGCACGGACGCGGGCACGCCGCCTCCCGACGACGGAGGCACCGAGCAGCCGCCGCCCGACGGTGGCACCCAGCAGCCGCCTCCGGATGGAGGCACGACGCCTCCGCCCGACGGGGGCACCGAGCCGCCGCCTCCGGGCCGGAGCGTGGAGATTCCGCCCCTGCCCGCGGCGCCGGGCTGGAAGTTCTACGGCGTGGACCAGGGCGGCCCGCAGACGGTGTACGGCGTGACGGCGGACGAGGGCGGCAACGTCTGGGTGGCCGGTGGCGAGGAGGGGCTCTTCCTGCTGAAGCCGGGCGCGGAGACGTTCCAGCGCTTCGGCCTGGCGGACGGCCTGCGGCCCTACGGCTTCATGCCGGACGGCAGCGCGCCCCCGGGGCCCAAGTACCTCAAGGTCATCTCCGTGTCCGGCGGCAAGGCCGGCTCCGTCTTCGTGGGCTACGAGGGCATGCCCGGCAAGGGCGCGGACCACTGCGAGAGCAACTGGGACGGCCCCAGCCCGGACCCGGCGCGCTACAAGAGCGGTGACGCGGACAAGGTGACGCTGCAGCGGGATGGCACGCTGAGCGTGGTCCACTACGACATCTTCTCCGGCCCCGGCGTGGTGCGGGACGAGCTGCGCGGCCGCGAGAAGATCTGCAGCATCCTCCGCATCCGCTACGACAAGAACACGGCCAGCGTCTGGTTCGGCGCCAACCACGGCTTCGCGCGCGGCGAGGCCGAGTTCAGCGGCGCGCCCATGTGCAACGGGCAGCTCGGCTGCTCGGGCGTGCTGGAGCACGTGCACCCGCACATCAACGCGCTCAACGCCGCGGGCAGCGTCGTCCTCCTCACGGACGCGTACTACGGCGTGGGCCTGGACCCGAGCGGTGACGTCTGGTTCGGCGGCTCGGACCGCTCCACGCGCTTCCTCTACGGGACGAATGGCGGCAACTTCTGGCGCGCGCAGACGGGCACCGAGAACAACATGGCCAACAAGCTGGACGTGTGGCCGGACGCGAAGCCCGAGTACTCGAAGCCGAACGAGCGCGTGCAGGACAGCGTGTCCGGCGTCGCGGTGGCCCGGGACGGCTCGGTGTGGATGAGCTCGTTCTCCAACGGCCTGGCGCACCTGGACTCGAGCGGCAACGTGACGCGGCGGATGGGTGACGGCTCCGGGCTGGTGGCGAAGCACCTCTCGGCCCTCTCCCTGGACCCGGCGGACGGCAGCATCTGGGCGGGCGCCAGCTGGGGTGGCGGCATCTCCCGCGTGAAGGGCGGGGACATCACCAACTACAGCCTGAACACCTTTGGCCGGAAGTACGTCATGTCGCGCATCAGCGACATCCAGGCGGACCGCTCCGGAGACAAGCGCCGCATGCTCGTGGCCTTCATGGGCCACGACGACACCGTCAACAAGAAGTGGGTGACGGGCGGCATCGGCATCTATTCGGGTGACTGA
- a CDS encoding sigma 54-interacting transcriptional regulator, which yields MPALPPSPIPTHTVVGARAQGERLSAQHFHLVLLDTERAGTVFPLANEALSVGKASDNDVVIDHPTVSRNHLVVRRQGDRFLVQDLGSTNGTFLDGAQVREAYLRPGALLEVGDVRLRFSPQVSPVQVEPTVEDRLGDLVGRSVPMRQIFALLQRIAPTDSTVLLVGETGSGKGAAAKAIHKLSPRSPGPLVVFDCASVSDSLIESELFGHEKGAFTGAVGQRIGCLERANGGTLFLDEIDDLALDLQPKLLRAIEDREFRRLGSSSPISFDARIVVASKKDLWSETQAGRFREDLYFRLSVFTFSLPPLRDRKEDIPLLVDTFAGEGLWTRLPEKIREQFTGHTWPGNVRELRNALERARHMVDIPELAGDTLLREFTREAPAAAGDSLPVEFTGPFKVCKDELIRAFEREYLTRLLGRARGNIARAAREAELDRKHLYSLLHKYGLVQSEGD from the coding sequence ATGCCTGCCCTACCGCCATCCCCCATTCCCACACACACCGTCGTCGGCGCACGGGCGCAAGGGGAGCGGCTGTCCGCTCAGCACTTCCACCTCGTGCTCCTCGACACCGAGCGCGCCGGCACCGTCTTCCCCCTGGCCAACGAGGCGCTCAGCGTCGGCAAGGCCTCGGACAACGACGTCGTCATCGACCACCCCACCGTCAGCCGCAACCACCTGGTGGTGCGCCGCCAGGGCGACCGCTTCCTCGTGCAGGACCTGGGCTCCACCAACGGCACCTTCCTCGACGGCGCCCAGGTGCGCGAGGCGTACCTCCGCCCGGGCGCACTCCTGGAAGTCGGCGACGTGCGCCTGCGCTTCAGCCCGCAGGTGTCCCCCGTCCAGGTGGAGCCCACCGTCGAGGACCGCCTCGGCGATTTGGTCGGCCGCAGCGTGCCCATGCGGCAGATATTCGCCCTGCTCCAGCGCATCGCCCCCACCGACTCCACCGTGCTGCTGGTGGGCGAGACGGGCTCCGGCAAGGGCGCCGCCGCCAAGGCCATCCACAAGCTCAGCCCCCGCTCCCCCGGGCCGCTCGTCGTCTTCGACTGCGCCAGCGTGTCCGACTCCCTCATCGAGAGCGAGCTGTTCGGCCACGAGAAGGGCGCCTTCACCGGCGCGGTGGGCCAGCGCATCGGCTGCCTGGAGCGCGCCAACGGCGGCACCCTCTTCCTCGACGAAATCGACGACCTGGCCCTGGACCTCCAGCCCAAGCTGCTGCGCGCGATTGAGGACCGCGAGTTCCGCCGGCTCGGCTCGTCCTCGCCCATCTCCTTCGACGCGCGCATCGTCGTCGCCAGCAAGAAGGACTTGTGGTCCGAGACGCAGGCGGGCCGCTTCCGCGAGGACCTCTACTTCCGCCTCTCCGTCTTCACCTTCAGCCTGCCCCCCCTGAGAGACCGCAAGGAGGACATCCCCCTGCTGGTGGACACCTTCGCCGGCGAGGGGCTGTGGACGCGGCTGCCGGAGAAGATTCGCGAGCAGTTCACCGGGCACACCTGGCCGGGCAACGTGCGCGAGCTGCGCAATGCGCTCGAGCGCGCCCGGCACATGGTGGACATCCCCGAGCTGGCCGGGGACACGCTGCTGCGCGAGTTCACCCGCGAGGCCCCCGCCGCCGCCGGGGACTCCCTCCCCGTGGAGTTCACCGGCCCGTTCAAGGTCTGCAAGGACGAGCTGATTCGCGCCTTCGAGCGTGAGTACCTCACCCGGCTGCTGGGCCGCGCCCGGGGCAACATCGCCCGCGCCGCCCGCGAGGCCGAGCTGGACCGCAAGCACCTCTACTCGCTGCTGCACAAGTACGGGCTGGTGCAGAGCGAGGGGGACTGA
- a CDS encoding amidohydrolase family protein, producing MRTPSLLLLLAAACATVPEATPPPVEVSSVTPTSRVWKQPRAVVVRHATVMPATGPALEDGAVAFVDGKVVAVGRNADVATPPGAEEVDGTGLFVTPGIIDAHSHLGVYASPSSFSNDDGNEATAPVTAEVSAEHAFWPQDPGLRRAAAGGITSLLVLPGSANLVGGRGYPAKLHFGRSAAEMRFPGAKDVLKMACGENPRRVYGEGKKVAPSTRMGNVAGYRQAFAQAREYMSKWEDWRTKKEKKPDEAGPEPLRDLKLETLAEVLRGNVLVQNHCYRADEMAVMLQVADEAGFQIRAFHHALEAYKLRDRLAEKNVGVATWADWWGFKLEAWDGIPENAALVAQAGGKAVIHSDSQYGIQRLNQEAGKAMWRALESGIPVTEEEALRWVTLNPAWMMGVEGVTGSLEPGKMADVVLWKGHPLSVYARAQRVWTDGVVTYDAATGAVDPSDFEVGDSAANAARLVAAAAPVPSLQDLGLATRCDAGKDRACAQPLPPGKATCTAFQGVTAFTGTAWLKDVTVVVADGRVRSVGAAVAPAGCEAVDGKGRVLTPGLIDPLTELGLVEVGAEETTQDEGLRGDAAKQDVRAALQASDSINPASAVFPVARLGGVTGAVAAPKGGLVAGQSAFVTTDGAIRQATLAMHINLGVTGRDAVSGSRARVLERLRELLFDAREYGRRKADYEQRRMRDVAASRLDLEALQPVLAGRLPVVVRADRVSDLRAALSLAKEYGLKLILAGGSEAWMVAPELAAAKVPVILQPTQNLPADFDRLNSRGDSAALLRAAGVQVLFSVLGEPAMVRTLAQEAGNAVAWGLPHTDALRAVTQDVAAAFGLDGGRIAPGAPADLVLWNGDPLELSSRPVGMWLAGKQVPLTSRQQALFDKYKVLPK from the coding sequence ATGCGCACCCCCTCCCTGCTGCTGTTGCTGGCCGCCGCCTGCGCCACAGTCCCCGAGGCGACGCCGCCGCCCGTGGAAGTCTCCTCTGTCACGCCAACCTCCCGCGTCTGGAAGCAGCCCCGCGCGGTGGTGGTGCGTCACGCCACGGTGATGCCGGCCACCGGCCCGGCGCTGGAGGACGGCGCGGTGGCCTTCGTCGACGGGAAGGTGGTGGCGGTGGGCCGTAACGCGGACGTGGCGACGCCCCCGGGGGCCGAGGAGGTGGACGGCACCGGCCTGTTCGTGACGCCCGGCATCATCGACGCGCACAGTCACCTGGGCGTGTACGCCTCGCCTTCCAGTTTCTCAAACGACGATGGCAACGAGGCCACCGCGCCGGTGACGGCCGAGGTCTCCGCCGAGCACGCCTTCTGGCCGCAGGACCCGGGGCTGCGGCGCGCGGCGGCGGGAGGCATCACCTCGCTGCTGGTGCTGCCGGGCAGCGCCAACCTGGTGGGAGGGCGGGGCTACCCGGCGAAGCTGCACTTCGGCCGCTCGGCGGCGGAGATGCGCTTTCCGGGGGCGAAGGACGTCCTGAAGATGGCGTGCGGAGAGAATCCCCGGCGCGTCTATGGCGAGGGGAAGAAGGTGGCGCCCTCCACGCGCATGGGCAACGTGGCCGGCTACCGGCAGGCCTTCGCGCAGGCGCGCGAGTACATGAGCAAGTGGGAGGACTGGCGGACGAAGAAGGAGAAGAAGCCCGACGAGGCGGGCCCCGAGCCGCTGCGCGACTTGAAGCTGGAGACGCTGGCCGAGGTGCTGCGCGGCAACGTCCTGGTGCAGAACCACTGCTACCGCGCGGACGAGATGGCGGTGATGCTCCAGGTGGCGGACGAAGCGGGCTTCCAGATTCGCGCCTTCCACCACGCGCTGGAGGCCTACAAGCTGCGTGACAGGCTGGCGGAGAAGAACGTGGGCGTGGCCACGTGGGCGGACTGGTGGGGCTTCAAGCTGGAGGCGTGGGACGGCATCCCGGAGAACGCGGCGCTGGTGGCGCAGGCGGGCGGGAAGGCCGTCATCCACTCCGACTCGCAGTACGGAATCCAGCGGCTGAACCAGGAGGCGGGCAAGGCGATGTGGCGCGCGCTCGAGTCCGGCATCCCCGTCACCGAGGAGGAGGCGCTGCGCTGGGTGACGCTCAACCCCGCGTGGATGATGGGCGTGGAGGGCGTCACCGGCTCGCTGGAGCCGGGGAAGATGGCGGACGTGGTGCTGTGGAAGGGGCACCCGCTGAGCGTGTACGCGCGGGCGCAGCGCGTGTGGACGGACGGCGTCGTCACCTATGACGCGGCCACGGGCGCGGTGGACCCGAGCGACTTCGAGGTGGGCGACAGCGCCGCCAACGCCGCCAGGCTGGTGGCCGCCGCCGCGCCCGTGCCGTCGCTTCAGGACCTCGGGCTGGCCACGCGCTGCGACGCGGGGAAGGACCGCGCCTGCGCCCAGCCACTGCCGCCAGGCAAGGCGACCTGCACCGCGTTCCAGGGCGTGACGGCCTTCACCGGCACCGCGTGGCTGAAGGACGTCACGGTGGTGGTGGCCGACGGCCGCGTGCGGAGCGTGGGCGCGGCCGTGGCGCCAGCGGGCTGCGAGGCGGTGGACGGGAAGGGCCGGGTGCTGACGCCGGGCCTCATCGACCCGCTGACGGAGTTGGGGCTGGTGGAGGTGGGGGCCGAGGAGACGACGCAGGACGAAGGGCTGCGCGGGGATGCGGCGAAGCAGGACGTGCGCGCGGCGCTCCAGGCCTCGGACAGCATCAACCCGGCGTCGGCCGTCTTTCCGGTGGCGCGGCTGGGCGGGGTGACGGGCGCGGTGGCGGCGCCGAAGGGCGGGCTGGTGGCGGGGCAGAGCGCCTTCGTCACGACGGATGGCGCCATCCGCCAGGCCACGCTGGCCATGCACATCAACCTGGGAGTGACGGGCCGCGACGCGGTGTCCGGCTCCCGGGCGCGCGTGCTGGAGCGGCTGCGCGAATTGCTGTTCGACGCGCGCGAGTACGGCCGGCGCAAGGCGGACTACGAGCAGCGCCGCATGCGCGACGTGGCGGCGAGCCGGCTGGATTTGGAGGCCCTGCAGCCGGTGCTGGCGGGCCGGCTGCCGGTGGTGGTGAGGGCGGACCGCGTGTCGGACCTGCGCGCGGCGCTGTCGCTGGCGAAGGAGTACGGCCTGAAGCTCATCCTCGCCGGGGGCAGCGAGGCGTGGATGGTGGCGCCCGAATTGGCGGCGGCGAAGGTGCCGGTCATCCTCCAGCCCACGCAGAACCTGCCGGCGGACTTCGACAGGCTGAACAGCCGGGGAGACTCGGCGGCGCTGCTGCGCGCGGCGGGCGTGCAGGTGCTCTTCTCCGTGCTGGGTGAGCCCGCGATGGTGCGCACGCTGGCTCAGGAGGCGGGCAACGCGGTGGCGTGGGGCCTGCCGCACACGGACGCGCTGCGCGCGGTGACGCAGGACGTGGCGGCGGCGTTCGGCCTGGACGGAGGCCGGATTGCGCCGGGCGCTCCGGCGGACCTGGTGCTGTGGAACGGCGACCCGCTGGAGCTGTCCTCGCGTCCGGTGGGCATGTGGCTGGCGGGGAAGCAGGTGCCGCTCACCAGCCGCCAGCAGGCCCTGTTCGACAAGTACAAGGTGCTGCCGAAGTAG
- a CDS encoding DUF3332 domain-containing protein, with product MKRPSPWLAVLCAGFFSTHATGCFGQFKLTQGIWNFNKNVSGNKFVQWLMFLVLTIIPVYGLGALIDALVINSIEFWTGSNPVGSVDGQDDGTRIVKLSPTDTLRLSRDAETGVMRLQLDRAGQESMVRYFEPLENGMVVRDEAGALLIQAQEAADGAVAVTDAAGTTMTVHAAEALAVARRVYEEGGAAALAQHARAQTDMSRGLALGACVAP from the coding sequence ATGAAGCGTCCGTCCCCCTGGCTCGCCGTGCTGTGCGCGGGTTTCTTCTCCACCCACGCCACCGGCTGCTTCGGTCAGTTCAAGCTCACGCAAGGCATCTGGAACTTCAACAAGAACGTCTCCGGCAACAAGTTCGTGCAGTGGCTGATGTTCCTCGTGCTGACCATCATCCCCGTCTACGGGCTCGGCGCGCTCATCGACGCGCTCGTCATCAACAGCATCGAGTTCTGGACCGGCAGCAACCCCGTGGGCAGCGTCGACGGCCAGGACGACGGCACCCGCATCGTCAAGCTCAGCCCCACCGACACGCTGCGCCTGTCCAGGGACGCGGAGACCGGCGTGATGCGGCTGCAGCTGGACCGCGCGGGCCAGGAGTCCATGGTGCGCTACTTCGAGCCGCTGGAGAACGGCATGGTCGTCCGTGACGAGGCCGGCGCCCTGCTCATCCAGGCCCAGGAGGCGGCGGACGGCGCCGTGGCCGTGACGGACGCGGCCGGCACCACCATGACGGTCCACGCCGCCGAGGCCCTCGCCGTCGCCCGCCGCGTGTACGAAGAGGGTGGCGCCGCGGCGCTCGCGCAGCACGCGAGGGCGCAGACGGACATGTCTCGCGGCCTGGCGCTCGGCGCCTGCGTGGCCCCGTAG
- a CDS encoding class I SAM-dependent methyltransferase, with amino-acid sequence MGGNDARGRTPLSLVGQEPDLLFYTRQANEHGEPVLVLGAANGRVVWALAEHGFTTVGVDPSEVMIRSAEERRASESAEVSNRARFQVMDLRSLRLPDRFPLVLAPQHALGLMQGNDDLEAFLATVRYHLAPGGTFVYDVLNTPREPVLPRDDEEPGAGLEPRRPLFALHLRERKQPGGPSPIRRLKLRHFSPEELDTALNAAGLVPRERYGRFDGKPFDLEDSRHIGIAGP; translated from the coding sequence ATGGGTGGCAACGACGCGCGGGGCCGGACGCCGCTTTCACTGGTGGGGCAGGAGCCGGACCTCCTCTTCTACACGCGGCAGGCAAACGAGCACGGCGAGCCCGTGCTGGTGCTGGGCGCCGCCAACGGCCGCGTGGTGTGGGCGCTGGCCGAGCATGGCTTCACCACGGTGGGCGTGGACCCGTCCGAGGTGATGATCCGCTCCGCCGAGGAGCGCCGCGCCTCGGAGTCCGCCGAGGTCTCCAACCGCGCCCGCTTCCAGGTGATGGACCTGCGCTCGCTGCGCCTGCCGGACCGCTTCCCGCTGGTGCTGGCCCCGCAGCACGCGCTGGGGCTGATGCAGGGCAATGACGACCTGGAGGCCTTCCTGGCCACGGTGCGCTACCACCTGGCCCCCGGCGGCACCTTCGTCTACGACGTGCTCAACACGCCCCGCGAGCCGGTGCTCCCGCGCGACGACGAGGAGCCCGGCGCCGGCCTGGAGCCGCGCCGCCCGCTGTTCGCCCTGCACCTGCGCGAGCGCAAGCAGCCCGGCGGCCCCAGCCCCATCCGCCGCCTCAAGCTGCGGCACTTCTCCCCCGAGGAGTTGGACACGGCCCTCAACGCCGCCGGCCTCGTCCCGCGCGAGCGCTACGGCCGCTTCGACGGCAAGCCCTTCGACCTCGAGGACTCGCGCCACATCGGCATCGCCGGGCCCTGA
- a CDS encoding PrsW family intramembrane metalloprotease has product MSALVLGGSAVVPSLLLFWYVYARDQRPEPHGLLLRTFLLGVATCAPVLPVALALQALGEPLAVGVWGSALVRAFLGAAIPEEVFKFLVLYLYVWRKPAFDEPLDGVVYGVTASLGFATLENILYVSEHGLGVAILRAITAVPGHAFTGVIMGAFVGRAKLAEESSQRFGLLAAGLAWATLLHGAYDTFLMTNTNFAVLAFGVLLIEVQWGRKLYRTLQSEQLAHMAALGPMSGELIVEQTPLVMNGPSVPVATASAVMRSTGPQEAPWLLENLREPRRSAGAWLKLVIGGLGLTAGSLWLLALAAAMFQYEFKEATDYVACALLGGISLAAAGGFLWLFRSGLREPEVLPER; this is encoded by the coding sequence ATGTCGGCGTTGGTGCTCGGTGGTTCAGCGGTCGTCCCGTCCCTGTTGCTGTTCTGGTACGTCTACGCGAGGGACCAGCGGCCGGAGCCACATGGCCTGCTGCTCCGCACGTTCCTGCTCGGCGTGGCCACCTGCGCCCCCGTGCTGCCCGTGGCCCTGGCGCTCCAGGCGCTCGGTGAGCCGCTCGCCGTGGGCGTCTGGGGCTCCGCGCTGGTGCGGGCCTTCCTCGGCGCCGCCATCCCCGAGGAGGTGTTCAAGTTCCTCGTCCTGTACCTCTACGTCTGGCGCAAGCCCGCCTTCGACGAGCCGCTGGACGGCGTGGTGTATGGCGTCACGGCCTCGCTGGGCTTCGCCACGCTGGAGAACATCCTCTACGTGAGCGAGCACGGGCTGGGCGTGGCGATTCTGCGCGCCATCACCGCCGTGCCGGGCCATGCCTTCACCGGCGTCATCATGGGCGCCTTCGTCGGCCGCGCGAAGCTCGCCGAGGAGTCGTCGCAGCGCTTCGGCCTGCTCGCCGCGGGGCTCGCCTGGGCCACCCTGCTGCACGGCGCCTATGACACCTTCCTGATGACGAACACGAACTTCGCCGTGCTCGCGTTCGGCGTGCTCCTCATCGAGGTGCAGTGGGGCCGCAAGCTCTACCGCACCCTCCAGTCCGAGCAGCTCGCGCACATGGCCGCGCTCGGCCCCATGTCCGGAGAGCTCATCGTCGAGCAGACCCCCCTGGTCATGAATGGCCCGAGCGTCCCCGTGGCCACGGCGAGCGCCGTCATGCGGAGTACCGGACCGCAGGAGGCGCCCTGGCTGCTCGAGAACCTCCGGGAGCCCCGGCGCTCGGCGGGTGCGTGGCTGAAGCTCGTCATCGGTGGCCTGGGCCTGACGGCGGGGAGCCTGTGGCTGCTCGCACTCGCCGCCGCCATGTTCCAGTACGAATTCAAGGAGGCAACGGACTACGTCGCCTGTGCCCTGCTGGGCGGCATCTCGCTGGCCGCCGCCGGCGGCTTCCTGTGGCTGTTCCGCTCGGGACTGCGAGAACCGGAGGTCCTCCCCGAGCGGTAG